In one Nitrospirota bacterium genomic region, the following are encoded:
- a CDS encoding PaaI family thioesterase, with amino-acid sequence MGRIKEIIKGDRLFHLFDMELVEAKEGHAVVRAEVKEQFLNAHRIAHGGLVFGLLDVAFALAVNSVVDAVGVQWSFNIFRSTTLGDHVRAEARTVHKGKSSLVVEFKAESEKSGKLIAQGMATALPLPRTDKSPISSARS; translated from the coding sequence ATGGGCAGGATCAAGGAGATTATCAAAGGTGACCGGCTTTTCCACCTCTTCGACATGGAGCTGGTCGAGGCGAAAGAGGGCCACGCGGTTGTCAGGGCGGAAGTGAAGGAGCAGTTCCTCAACGCGCACCGGATCGCTCACGGCGGGCTGGTCTTCGGTCTCCTGGATGTCGCCTTTGCCCTCGCGGTGAACTCGGTCGTCGATGCTGTCGGCGTCCAGTGGAGCTTCAATATCTTCCGCTCCACCACCCTTGGCGATCATGTGCGCGCCGAGGCGAGGACGGTCCATAAAGGCAAGAGCTCGCTGGTGGTGGAGTTCAAGGCGGAGAGCGAAAAGTCGGGGAAGCTCATCGCCCAGGGGATGGCTACGGCATTGCCGCTGCCCCGGACAGATAAATCCCCAATCTCGAGCGCCAGGTCCTGA
- a CDS encoding DUF6516 family protein: MKATLVLHSKEVKGDKIVEIKIWRVAESGDMPHGVKYSIVYIKGGRRLLGYDNAEGKGDHRHLYGEEHPYTFKDVWTMLDDFKSDVKKIRRRDWDEG; the protein is encoded by the coding sequence ATGAAGGCGACGCTTGTGCTCCATAGCAAGGAGGTCAAAGGCGATAAAATCGTAGAAATTAAGATATGGAGAGTTGCCGAAAGCGGTGATATGCCGCATGGCGTAAAATATTCCATTGTTTACATCAAGGGGGGGAGAAGGCTGCTCGGGTACGATAATGCCGAAGGCAAAGGAGACCACAGGCACCTGTATGGGGAGGAGCATCCCTATACGTTCAAAGACGTGTGGACAATGCTCGATGACTTTAAATCAGACGTGAAGAAAATCCGGCGGAGGGATTGGGATGAAGGTTAA
- a CDS encoding indolepyruvate oxidoreductase subunit beta, giving the protein MGTTNILFSGVGGQGIILASRLVSRCAFNAGFMVKSSEVHGMAQRGGSVVTHVRYGEEVYSPLIPTGKADFLVAMEELEGLRYTYFLKPGSRVVLNRRKVPPPNSNPATPYPDDALARLEAQGFLVDALDALEIAKTAGTPKAENIVLVGTLSHYLPFAQEVWEQTIRESVPAKFVEANIAAFYKGREVAGKK; this is encoded by the coding sequence ATGGGAACTACGAATATACTCTTTTCAGGTGTAGGAGGCCAGGGCATCATTCTCGCGAGCAGGCTCGTCTCCCGCTGCGCCTTCAATGCCGGGTTCATGGTCAAAAGCAGCGAGGTCCACGGCATGGCCCAGCGGGGCGGCAGCGTGGTGACCCATGTCCGCTACGGCGAGGAAGTCTACTCTCCCCTCATCCCCACGGGAAAAGCCGATTTCCTCGTCGCCATGGAAGAGCTCGAAGGACTCCGTTACACCTACTTCCTCAAGCCGGGCAGCAGGGTGGTCCTGAACAGGAGAAAGGTCCCTCCGCCGAATAGCAATCCTGCAACGCCGTATCCTGATGACGCGCTGGCGCGTCTCGAGGCGCAGGGATTCCTGGTGGATGCGCTCGATGCCCTCGAGATCGCCAAGACAGCGGGTACGCCGAAGGCGGAGAACATCGTGCTCGTCGGCACGCTCTCGCACTATCTTCCTTTCGCGCAGGAGGTATGGGAACAGACGATACGGGAGTCGGTCCCCGCGAAATTCGTGGAGGCGAACATCGCGGCGTTTTACAAAGGGAGAGAGGTCGCGGGAAAGAAGTAA
- a CDS encoding branched-chain amino acid ABC transporter permease, whose translation MSKGNRTAYAVFLVLIALFPLLFGKSSYTTSVALFAGINALVALGLSVLMGYAGQISLGQAGFYGIGAYVSALLSARYGVPVLLSLPAAMAVAAAAAVVLAIPALRLKGHYLAVATLGFGEIIHVVLNEWGPGGPSGFGDIPPLGILGYTLTSASAWFYFVWGIVAIVMLFSFNLIHSRNGRALRAIHDSETASNAMGVDVSALKVKVFVLSAVYAALAGGLYAHYVTFISPGSFSLFYSVLVLMMVVVGGINNLWGAVGGSLFITVLPEALRQFQEFDILAYGLILTLSLLFFRKGFVPLLIEKIRFRALRKSPRTAPSPPLGAEGAEAMGKGGRPDARD comes from the coding sequence ATGTCGAAGGGCAATCGCACCGCCTATGCAGTCTTCCTGGTCCTCATCGCGCTCTTCCCGCTCCTCTTCGGGAAGAGCTCCTACACGACCAGCGTAGCGCTCTTCGCAGGGATCAACGCCCTCGTCGCCCTCGGGCTGAGCGTGCTCATGGGGTATGCCGGGCAGATATCCCTCGGCCAGGCGGGCTTTTACGGCATCGGGGCCTATGTCTCGGCCCTGCTGAGTGCGCGGTACGGAGTTCCCGTCCTCCTCAGCCTTCCTGCGGCGATGGCGGTTGCAGCGGCCGCTGCGGTAGTGCTCGCGATCCCCGCACTCCGTCTCAAAGGCCATTATCTCGCCGTCGCTACCCTCGGCTTCGGCGAGATCATCCATGTGGTCCTCAACGAATGGGGACCCGGCGGGCCCTCGGGCTTCGGCGATATTCCCCCTCTGGGCATCCTGGGATATACCCTGACGTCGGCGAGCGCCTGGTTCTACTTCGTATGGGGCATTGTGGCGATAGTCATGCTCTTTTCCTTCAATCTCATCCATTCGCGGAACGGCAGGGCGCTCCGCGCCATCCACGACAGCGAGACCGCCAGCAACGCCATGGGCGTCGATGTCTCGGCCTTGAAGGTGAAGGTCTTCGTGCTGAGCGCGGTCTACGCTGCCCTCGCCGGCGGCCTCTACGCGCACTATGTAACGTTCATCAGCCCCGGCAGCTTCTCCCTCTTCTACTCGGTGCTGGTGCTGATGATGGTGGTGGTGGGCGGAATCAACAATCTCTGGGGAGCGGTCGGCGGCTCGCTCTTCATCACCGTACTGCCCGAGGCCTTGCGGCAGTTCCAGGAGTTCGACATCCTCGCCTACGGCCTGATCCTCACCCTCTCGCTCCTCTTTTTCAGGAAGGGCTTCGTCCCTCTCCTTATCGAAAAAATCCGTTTCCGCGCTCTGCGCAAGAGCCCGAGGACCGCTCCTTCCCCACCCCTCGGAGCAGAAGGCGCGGAAGCGATGGGGAAAGGAGGCCGGCCCGATGCTCGGGATTAG
- a CDS encoding ArsR family transcriptional regulator, whose protein sequence is MKVKRITIEIKGLDEALKEAGRTYEKVSRGEQVGEKTGLYFGSLKDMRRVLTERRVELLKTIKEREPSSVYELAKMLRRDLKNVLQDISYLEELGLVEITETKDRKIPRVSYDKINFEVAL, encoded by the coding sequence ATGAAGGTTAAGAGGATAACAATAGAGATAAAAGGCCTCGATGAAGCGCTGAAAGAAGCGGGACGCACCTATGAGAAGGTATCGCGCGGAGAACAGGTTGGGGAAAAGACCGGGCTCTATTTCGGCAGCCTCAAGGACATGAGGCGAGTGCTCACGGAGAGGAGGGTCGAGCTCCTCAAGACCATTAAAGAAAGAGAGCCGTCGTCAGTGTATGAGCTCGCAAAGATGCTCAGGAGGGATTTGAAGAATGTTCTGCAGGACATTTCCTACCTGGAAGAGCTCGGTCTCGTAGAGATAACGGAGACAAAGGACAGGAAGATACCGCGGGTATCGTACGATAAGATCAATTTTGAGGTGGCTCTATAG
- the hisC gene encoding histidinol-phosphate transaminase gives MSRYWSDLARALKPYVAGEQPSGRTYIKLNTNENPYPPSPRVLEAVKNAINERLRLYPDPECRELRKSIAGFFNLGMDEVFVGNGSDEVLAFAFPAFFGPDKPLAWPDTTYTFYRTIAGLFRIGYETVPLSEDFSLPVERFFGKSGGIIIPNPNAPSGRYVPLEAIRSILDHNRDSVVIIDEAYVDFAGPSAAALIPEYPNLLVTQTLSKSRSLAGLRVGFALGQADLIRGIDRVKNCINAYTLDPLALAGAAAALQDRAYLEETVEKIRRTRARVSERLTALGFTVIPSQANFVFITHPRARAASLQQQLKERGILVRYFNEPRIDNYLRVSIGTDTEMDAFLQETAELVPRE, from the coding sequence GTGAGCAGATACTGGAGCGATCTTGCGCGGGCCCTCAAGCCTTACGTAGCCGGCGAGCAGCCGTCCGGCAGGACCTATATAAAACTGAACACCAACGAGAATCCCTATCCGCCGTCGCCGCGGGTGCTGGAAGCCGTTAAAAACGCCATCAACGAACGGCTTCGCTTGTACCCTGATCCCGAATGCAGGGAGCTCAGGAAGAGCATAGCCGGGTTTTTCAATCTGGGCATGGACGAGGTCTTCGTCGGCAACGGCTCCGACGAGGTGCTGGCCTTTGCCTTCCCCGCCTTTTTCGGCCCTGACAAGCCCCTTGCCTGGCCTGACACTACCTACACGTTTTACCGGACCATTGCCGGCCTGTTCCGCATCGGTTACGAGACCGTTCCCCTGAGCGAGGACTTCTCCCTGCCGGTCGAGCGGTTCTTCGGAAAGAGCGGCGGTATCATCATCCCCAACCCGAATGCGCCGTCCGGCCGGTATGTCCCGCTCGAAGCGATCAGGAGCATTCTCGATCATAACAGGGATAGCGTCGTCATCATCGACGAGGCGTATGTCGATTTCGCAGGCCCCTCGGCTGCAGCGCTCATCCCGGAATATCCGAACCTGCTCGTGACCCAGACCCTTTCGAAGTCCCGCTCCCTTGCAGGGCTCCGCGTCGGCTTCGCCCTCGGGCAGGCCGATCTGATCAGGGGCATCGACCGGGTCAAGAACTGCATCAATGCCTATACCCTCGACCCCCTCGCCCTCGCCGGTGCAGCGGCGGCGCTGCAGGACAGGGCCTATCTCGAAGAGACGGTGGAGAAGATCAGGCGGACGAGGGCCCGGGTCTCTGAACGGCTGACGGCACTGGGGTTTACGGTCATTCCCTCACAGGCGAATTTCGTCTTCATCACCCACCCCCGCGCACGCGCCGCCAGCCTGCAGCAGCAGCTCAAAGAGAGGGGCATCCTGGTGCGGTATTTCAACGAGCCGAGGATCGACAACTACCTGCGGGTGAGTATCGGGACGGATACGGAGATGGACGCCTTCCTGCAGGAGACCGCGGAGCTCGTACCTCGGGAATGA
- a CDS encoding ABC transporter substrate-binding protein, whose amino-acid sequence MGTTRAKVAALIAAAVAMISLAVPCHAKEPYRIGAVLAVTGAASFLGEPEKNTLLMLKEQLNAAGGINGTPVEIVIEDSKSDETQAVLAAKKLLEKDEVLAIIGPSTTGESMALIPIMNAAQTPLISLASGAGITLPAKNRAWVFKTAPYDYSAVEAMFTYMRKQGVAKAGIMTITTGYGDSGRKALIDLAPKYGITIVADERYGPKDSDMTTQLAKIKAAGAQAVINWSVGPGQVVVTKNWNALKMGIPLYQSHGWGSKKNIELAGKAAEGVIAPLGRLVVWDKLADRHPQKALLKKYSQDYEAKFKGEPGTFGGHAYDSLMMVVEALKKVGPDKAKVRDYIENKIKKWPGTGGVFTMSPQDHCGLDKDAFEMVVVRNGDWEILK is encoded by the coding sequence ATGGGTACAACCAGGGCGAAGGTGGCAGCACTCATTGCAGCGGCAGTGGCAATGATTTCTCTCGCCGTACCGTGCCACGCCAAAGAGCCGTACAGGATCGGCGCGGTCCTTGCCGTTACCGGCGCGGCTTCCTTTCTCGGCGAACCTGAAAAAAATACGCTGCTCATGCTCAAAGAGCAGCTCAACGCGGCAGGCGGCATCAACGGGACGCCCGTAGAGATCGTCATCGAGGATTCGAAGAGCGACGAGACCCAAGCGGTGCTCGCAGCGAAAAAGCTCCTCGAAAAAGACGAGGTGCTGGCGATCATCGGCCCCTCGACCACCGGCGAGTCGATGGCCCTCATCCCGATCATGAATGCGGCGCAGACGCCGCTCATTTCGCTCGCCTCCGGGGCGGGCATCACCCTGCCGGCAAAGAACCGCGCCTGGGTCTTCAAGACAGCTCCCTACGATTACTCCGCGGTCGAGGCGATGTTCACCTACATGAGAAAACAGGGGGTCGCGAAGGCCGGCATCATGACGATAACCACCGGCTACGGCGATTCAGGCAGAAAGGCACTCATCGACCTGGCGCCCAAGTACGGCATCACGATCGTCGCCGATGAGCGGTACGGTCCCAAGGATTCGGACATGACGACCCAGCTCGCCAAGATCAAGGCTGCAGGGGCACAGGCGGTGATCAACTGGTCCGTCGGTCCCGGCCAGGTGGTGGTCACGAAGAACTGGAACGCCCTCAAGATGGGCATCCCCCTCTACCAGAGCCACGGGTGGGGAAGCAAGAAGAATATCGAGCTCGCCGGAAAGGCAGCGGAAGGCGTTATCGCCCCGCTGGGGAGATTGGTGGTCTGGGACAAGCTCGCGGACAGGCATCCCCAGAAGGCGCTCCTCAAGAAATACTCCCAGGATTACGAGGCGAAGTTCAAGGGCGAGCCGGGGACCTTCGGCGGCCATGCCTACGACTCGCTCATGATGGTCGTAGAGGCCCTCAAGAAAGTGGGGCCGGACAAGGCGAAGGTAAGGGACTACATTGAAAACAAGATCAAGAAGTGGCCCGGGACCGGCGGCGTCTTCACCATGTCCCCGCAGGACCACTGCGGACTCGACAAGGACGCCTTCGAGATGGTGGTCGTCAGGAACGGTGACTGGGAGATCCTGAAGTAG
- a CDS encoding ABC transporter substrate-binding protein, translating to MKRGFGLFTALLVIILFAAFSFAAPAKAPYRIGAIFSVTGAASFLGEPEKNTVLMLAEQINAAGGINGHPLEVIIEDSKSDETQAVLAAKKLLEKDDVVAIIGPSTTGESMALVPIMTNAKTPLVSCAAGAGITQPVSERYWIFKSPQYDTSAVEAIYTYMKRQGIAKVGIVSIATGFGDAGRKALNDLAPKYGITIVADERYGPKDSDMTTQLAKIKAAGAQAVINWSVGPGQVVVTKNWNALKMGIPLYQSHGWGSKKNIELAGKAAEGVIAPLGRLVVWDKLADRHPQKALLKKYSQDYEAKFKGEPGTFGGHAYDSLMMVVEALKKVGPDKAKVRDYIENKIKKWPGTGGVFTMSPQDHCGLDKDAFEMVVVRNGDWEILK from the coding sequence ATGAAGCGTGGTTTCGGGTTGTTCACGGCACTTCTGGTAATTATACTTTTTGCTGCATTTTCCTTTGCAGCACCGGCAAAGGCGCCTTACAGGATCGGCGCGATCTTTTCGGTGACCGGCGCGGCTTCCTTTCTGGGAGAGCCCGAGAAAAATACCGTTCTCATGCTGGCCGAGCAGATCAACGCGGCAGGCGGCATCAACGGGCATCCGCTCGAGGTTATCATCGAGGATTCGAAGAGCGATGAGACCCAGGCAGTCCTCGCCGCAAAGAAACTCCTCGAAAAAGACGATGTCGTGGCGATCATAGGGCCGTCGACAACCGGTGAATCGATGGCGCTGGTCCCCATAATGACTAATGCGAAGACTCCCCTGGTCTCCTGTGCAGCGGGCGCCGGCATCACCCAGCCGGTGAGCGAACGGTACTGGATATTCAAGTCGCCCCAGTACGATACCAGCGCCGTGGAGGCGATTTATACCTACATGAAGAGGCAGGGAATCGCGAAGGTGGGAATCGTCTCAATCGCGACCGGCTTCGGCGATGCAGGAAGAAAGGCCCTTAACGACCTGGCGCCCAAGTACGGCATCACGATCGTCGCCGATGAGCGGTACGGTCCCAAGGATTCGGACATGACGACCCAGCTCGCCAAGATCAAGGCTGCAGGGGCACAGGCGGTGATCAACTGGTCCGTCGGTCCCGGCCAGGTGGTGGTCACGAAGAACTGGAACGCCCTCAAGATGGGCATCCCCCTCTACCAGAGCCACGGGTGGGGAAGCAAGAAGAATATCGAGCTCGCCGGAAAGGCAGCGGAAGGCGTTATCGCCCCGCTGGGGAGATTGGTGGTCTGGGACAAGCTCGCGGACAGGCATCCCCAGAAGGCGCTCCTCAAGAAATACTCCCAGGATTACGAGGCGAAGTTCAAGGGCGAGCCGGGGACCTTCGGCGGCCATGCCTACGACTCGCTCATGATGGTCGTAGAGGCCCTCAAGAAAGTGGGGCCGGACAAGGCGAAGGTAAGGGACTACATTGAAAACAAGATCAAGAAGTGGCCCGGGACCGGCGGCGTCTTCACCATGTCCCCGCAGGACCACTGCGGGCTCGACAAGGACGCCTTCGAGATGGTGGTCGTCAGGAACGGCGACTGGGAGATCCTGAAGTAG
- a CDS encoding branched-chain amino acid ABC transporter permease, translated as MTVFLQFLFSGLTVGAVYALVGLGFNIIYNATSIINLAQGEFVVIGGLVMWFFTQSVQLPFLPSLLLTLLTAGLIALLMERLTIKPLKKTDLLLMIMITVAVSILLRGLLMFKFGKEPYVYDPFTAGEPLQIHGAILQQQTLWIFGITLLCIVLIYLFFSRTLLGKAMRACAVNPTAAKLVGINVERMIMISFVLSAAMGALAGIAITPVSLMEYDKGPMLAVKGFSAAIMGGLGRGRGSVLGGFIIGILESMTAGYLHSGLKDAVALVIMLAVLFFKPAGLFGSKAMLQLRKF; from the coding sequence TTGACCGTTTTCTTACAGTTTCTTTTTTCGGGCCTCACTGTCGGCGCGGTGTATGCGCTGGTCGGACTCGGCTTCAACATCATCTACAACGCCACCTCGATCATCAATCTCGCCCAGGGCGAGTTCGTGGTCATCGGCGGCCTGGTCATGTGGTTCTTTACCCAGTCGGTACAGCTGCCTTTTCTGCCCTCGCTCCTGCTGACGCTCCTCACCGCAGGCCTCATCGCGCTCCTCATGGAGCGGCTGACGATCAAGCCGCTCAAGAAGACCGACCTGCTTCTGATGATCATGATTACGGTCGCGGTCTCCATTCTTCTGCGCGGCCTGCTCATGTTCAAGTTCGGCAAAGAGCCCTACGTCTATGACCCGTTTACCGCCGGAGAGCCCCTGCAGATTCACGGCGCCATCCTGCAGCAGCAGACGCTCTGGATCTTCGGCATTACCCTGCTCTGCATCGTCCTCATCTACCTCTTCTTCAGCAGGACGCTCCTCGGCAAGGCGATGCGCGCCTGCGCCGTAAATCCTACGGCGGCAAAGCTGGTCGGCATCAATGTAGAACGGATGATCATGATCTCCTTTGTCCTGAGCGCGGCAATGGGCGCCCTTGCGGGCATCGCGATAACGCCGGTCTCGCTCATGGAGTACGACAAAGGGCCTATGCTCGCGGTCAAGGGATTTTCCGCGGCGATCATGGGAGGGCTCGGGCGGGGGCGGGGCTCGGTGCTGGGCGGCTTCATTATCGGCATACTCGAATCGATGACCGCCGGGTATCTCCACTCCGGGCTCAAAGACGCGGTGGCCCTCGTCATCATGCTCGCGGTGCTTTTCTTCAAGCCCGCCGGGCTCTTCGGGAGCAAGGCGATGCTGCAGCTGAGGAAATTCTAG
- a CDS encoding MFS transporter, whose protein sequence is MENTGAPSTAAAGRLPFHYGWVIVATGTVCVLACLGFGRFALGMLLPSMAQTLHLTYAQMGIVSTANFIGYLAAVLFSGFWAVRIGPRRLVVIALLLIGVSMLVISRVQGFVSLSLLYLLTGMGSGAANVPMMGLVASWFSRQQRGRASGFIVIGSGFAMIISGKAIPFINRLSGSEGWRISWLLLGLAVLVIALLCLLLLRNRPEEKGLKPVGSDAGPAPQQGGMIRPDVNVYKEKAVYLLGAIYFIFGYTYVIYATFIVTSLVQERGFSESVAGNFWAWVGFLSLFSGPVFGSLSDRLGRKAGLIIVFLFQMSSYLLAASGLPGIFLYLSIGLYGIVAWSIPSIMLAAVSDYVGAEKAIAAFGFITFIFGFGQIAGPAVAGALAEATGSFSGSFYMAAVCAGLAILLTVFLRRPHHP, encoded by the coding sequence GTGGAAAATACCGGAGCTCCCTCGACTGCGGCAGCGGGCCGCCTCCCGTTCCATTACGGCTGGGTCATCGTCGCCACGGGAACGGTCTGTGTGCTCGCCTGCCTCGGGTTCGGGCGCTTTGCCCTCGGCATGCTGCTGCCCTCAATGGCACAGACGCTGCATCTCACCTATGCCCAGATGGGGATCGTCAGTACCGCCAATTTCATAGGCTATCTTGCAGCGGTGCTCTTCAGCGGCTTCTGGGCGGTCCGTATCGGGCCGCGAAGGCTCGTCGTCATAGCGCTGCTCCTCATCGGCGTATCGATGCTCGTCATCAGCCGGGTGCAGGGCTTTGTCTCCCTCTCGCTGCTCTACCTGCTCACCGGCATGGGGAGCGGCGCCGCCAATGTACCGATGATGGGCCTCGTGGCCTCGTGGTTCAGCAGGCAGCAGCGGGGGAGGGCATCGGGATTCATCGTCATCGGTAGCGGCTTCGCAATGATTATTTCGGGTAAGGCCATCCCCTTCATCAACAGGCTCAGCGGCAGCGAGGGGTGGCGGATAAGCTGGCTGCTCCTGGGGCTCGCGGTGCTTGTCATCGCGCTGCTCTGCCTCCTGCTGCTCCGCAACAGGCCGGAAGAGAAGGGGCTGAAGCCGGTGGGGAGTGATGCCGGCCCTGCGCCGCAGCAGGGCGGCATGATCAGGCCGGACGTCAATGTCTACAAAGAGAAGGCGGTCTACCTGCTCGGCGCGATTTATTTCATTTTCGGCTACACCTATGTGATTTATGCGACCTTCATTGTGACCTCGCTTGTCCAGGAGCGGGGGTTCTCGGAGTCCGTCGCCGGAAATTTCTGGGCCTGGGTGGGGTTCCTGAGCCTCTTTTCAGGACCGGTCTTCGGCAGCCTCTCGGACCGGCTGGGCAGAAAAGCAGGACTCATCATCGTTTTCCTGTTCCAGATGAGCTCCTATCTGCTCGCTGCTTCGGGTCTGCCCGGCATCTTCCTCTACCTCTCCATAGGTCTCTACGGCATCGTGGCCTGGAGCATCCCCTCGATCATGCTCGCGGCAGTGAGCGACTATGTCGGAGCCGAGAAAGCGATCGCCGCCTTCGGTTTCATCACCTTCATTTTCGGCTTCGGCCAGATCGCGGGGCCCGCGGTAGCCGGAGCACTCGCCGAGGCGACCGGGAGCTTTTCGGGCAGCTTTTATATGGCCGCGGTCTGTGCAGGGCTGGCGATCCTCCTGACCGTTTTCTTGAGAAGACCGCACCACCCGTAA
- a CDS encoding ABC transporter ATP-binding protein, with the protein MLGISGISKHFGGLLALDDISFSVEPLEIKALIGPNGAGKTTLLNIVSGVYPPDKGTVALSGVEISGLAPSKIARRGVSRTFQHVDLFGAMTVLENIMVGRHLKTRAGFLASGLTLPFVRREEREIRKKSEEILEYIGLAHRAEELAANLPIGEERVLEIGRALATEPKLLLLDEPASGLNEAETIALTRFIKRLRDERGITIMLVEHDMGLVMNLSERIVVLDFGEKIAEGTPSEIRGNKLVIDAYLGVEDIA; encoded by the coding sequence ATGCTCGGGATTAGCGGCATCAGCAAGCATTTCGGCGGCCTCCTCGCCCTCGACGATATCAGCTTCTCGGTCGAGCCGCTCGAGATCAAGGCGCTCATCGGTCCCAACGGCGCCGGGAAGACGACGCTGCTGAATATCGTCAGCGGCGTTTATCCGCCCGATAAGGGAACCGTGGCGCTCTCGGGAGTGGAGATCAGCGGGCTCGCCCCTTCGAAGATCGCCCGAAGAGGGGTCTCCCGCACCTTTCAGCATGTCGATCTCTTCGGCGCCATGACCGTGCTCGAAAACATCATGGTGGGCCGGCACCTCAAGACCCGGGCCGGCTTCCTCGCATCGGGACTTACCCTGCCCTTCGTCAGGCGCGAGGAGCGGGAGATCAGGAAGAAGAGCGAAGAGATCCTCGAGTATATCGGCCTGGCGCACCGCGCGGAGGAGCTCGCCGCGAACCTGCCGATCGGGGAGGAGCGGGTCCTCGAGATCGGCCGGGCCCTGGCGACCGAGCCGAAGCTCCTGCTCCTCGACGAGCCGGCGTCGGGGCTCAACGAGGCGGAGACGATCGCGCTCACCCGGTTCATCAAACGGCTGCGGGACGAAAGAGGGATTACCATCATGCTGGTGGAGCACGATATGGGGCTGGTGATGAACCTGTCGGAGAGGATCGTCGTCCTCGACTTCGGCGAGAAGATAGCCGAGGGCACCCCCTCCGAGATCAGGGGGAACAAGCTCGTCATCGATGCCTATCTCGGTGTGGAGGACATCGCCTGA
- the aroF gene encoding 3-deoxy-7-phosphoheptulonate synthase codes for MIVVMRIGATEEDLQRVCKKAEELGFTPHVIYGKERNVVGLIGLGGNRDEVNIIEDFEGVDRIVPISKPYKLASREVKRETSIVEVAGIRIGGEEIVVIAGPCSVESEAQMVKVAEQVRSAGAKMLRGGAFKPRTSPYAFQGLGEEGLKYLAKAREATGLPIVTEVVNPKDIDLVYKYADMFQVGARNIQNFALLSLLGQAQKPVLLKRGMSTTIDEFLMATEYILSEGNRNVVLCERGIRTFETSTRSTLDISCVPVVKAKSHLPIIVDPSHAAGHVQYVPSLSKAAVASGADGLIIEVHPDPEKALCDGAQSLNPGQFVTLMGEMKAIALAVGRYL; via the coding sequence ATGATCGTCGTCATGAGGATAGGAGCAACCGAAGAGGACCTGCAGCGTGTCTGCAAAAAGGCGGAAGAGCTCGGCTTTACGCCCCATGTCATTTACGGTAAGGAGCGGAACGTAGTCGGCCTCATCGGCCTGGGCGGCAACCGGGACGAGGTGAATATCATCGAGGATTTCGAAGGGGTCGACCGGATCGTCCCCATATCGAAGCCCTACAAGCTCGCGAGCAGGGAGGTGAAGCGCGAGACCTCGATCGTCGAGGTGGCCGGCATCAGGATCGGCGGAGAGGAGATCGTGGTCATCGCAGGCCCCTGCTCGGTCGAGAGCGAGGCGCAGATGGTCAAGGTCGCCGAGCAGGTGCGGTCCGCAGGCGCGAAGATGCTCCGCGGCGGCGCCTTCAAGCCGAGGACGAGCCCGTACGCGTTCCAGGGCCTCGGAGAAGAAGGGCTCAAGTATCTTGCCAAGGCGCGCGAGGCGACGGGCCTCCCCATCGTTACCGAAGTGGTGAACCCCAAGGACATCGACCTGGTCTACAAGTATGCCGACATGTTCCAGGTCGGCGCGCGCAACATCCAGAACTTCGCCCTTCTCTCGCTGCTGGGCCAGGCCCAGAAGCCGGTGCTCCTCAAGCGCGGCATGTCGACCACCATCGACGAGTTCCTCATGGCTACGGAGTATATCCTCTCCGAAGGCAACAGGAACGTGGTGCTCTGCGAGCGGGGCATCAGGACCTTCGAGACCTCGACGAGAAGCACCCTCGACATCAGCTGCGTCCCGGTCGTCAAGGCGAAGTCGCACCTGCCGATCATCGTCGACCCGAGCCACGCTGCGGGGCATGTGCAGTATGTCCCCTCGTTATCGAAGGCCGCCGTCGCGTCGGGCGCCGACGGCCTCATCATCGAGGTGCATCCCGATCCCGAAAAAGCGCTCTGCGACGGCGCGCAATCGTTGAACCCCGGGCAGTTCGTGACGCTCATGGGCGAGATGAAGGCGATAGCCCTGGCAGTGGGAAGATATTTATAG